A DNA window from Engystomops pustulosus chromosome 6, aEngPut4.maternal, whole genome shotgun sequence contains the following coding sequences:
- the LOC140135036 gene encoding uncharacterized protein, whose protein sequence is MEDDEVMEETLVEVFNIREFEELEDELWRLAERKISEEVEETVVEEFNIEELEDELWSMAESKISEEVEETLVEPFNSREMEELEKEVMKMVENKISEEESEKVEVKEMVVKGNILYDSEDEEEEDEDAETLAWWWRVLESQAPIRMRRRKYVSAFVLDTIEEENEPEEEEEEEEEEEEARPSDPSTQRRWWTLKFLSGGSRKKTRSSRGGQRSSRFFRFFLCWCSARE, encoded by the exons ATGGAGGAcgatgaggtgatggaggagacgttggtggaggtttttaacatcaggGAATTTGAGGAGTTGGAGGATGAGTTGTGGAGGTTGGCAGAGAGGAAGATCagcgaggaggtggaggagacggTGGTGGAAGAGTTTAACATCGAGGAGTTGGAGGACGAGTTGTGGAGTATGGCGGAGAGTAAGATTagcgaggaggtggaggagacgcTGGTGGAGCCGTTTAACAGCAGAGAGatggaggagttggagaaggaggtGATGAAGATGGTGGAGAATAAGATCAGCGAGGAAGAGAGTGAGAAGGTGGAGGTGAAGGAGATGGTGGTGAAAGGAAACATCTTGTATGACagtgaggatgaagaggaggaggacgaggatgCGGAGACATTGGC GTGGTGGTGGCGAGTCCTGGAATCACAGGCCCCAATACG gatgaggaggaggaagtacGTTTCAGCTTTTGTCCTGGATACCAT CGAAGAGGAAAATGAacctgaggaggaggaagaagaggaggaggaggaagaggaggccagGCCCAGTGACCCGTCTACCCA ACGCAGGTGGTGGACCCTGAAGTTTCTCAGTGGAGGCAGCAGGAAAAAGAC cagaagcagcagaggAGGGCAGAGGTCCTCAAG GTTCTTCAGATTCTTCCTGTGCTGGTGCAGTGCCAGAGAgtag